The Intestinibaculum porci DNA window ATTCATGAATGAAGACTCAGCGGAAAACTTAAAACATACGCCAGATAAGTTCTTTGTCCCATTTGGTACAAACATTAAAGAACATATCGCAGCGCAGCCAATCATTCATCCATTTACGAAGAAAACCTTAGAAAAGATCATCGGTGAAGCCTTCAAAACGCAGCATTCTGAAGATATCAGTGTCATGCTTGATAAGATGAAAAACCAGGGTTACCATTACTCAACAGTGGCTGGTTTAACCGTATCCGTTGCCGATATCCAGATCCCTCAGAAGAAATACGTCTTATTCGATGAAGCTGATGACCAGCTGGAAGTTATTAAGAAGTTATACGCCAAAGGGAAATTAACAGAATCTGAACGTTATAATGCCGTCATCAAATTATGGACTGACATTAAAGACCGTGTTCAGGATGTCGTACAGGAAGAGTTCGTCTCTGACGTTACGAACCCAATCTTCATCATGTCAGACTCTGGTGCCCGTGGTAACATCTCGAACTTCACTCAGCTCGTAGGTATGCGAGGCTTAATGTCTAACCCTAAGGGTGAAACGATCGAATTACCAATCAAGTCAGCCCTCCGTGAAGGGTTAACGGCATCCGAATTCTTCATTTCGACTCATGGTGCCCGTAAAGGTTCTACCGATACGGCCTTAAAGACTGCCGATTCAGGTTACTTAACGCGTCGTCTTGTCGATGTTGCGCAGGAAGTTGTTGTAACAGAAGAAGACTGTGGAACAGACCGCGGCTTCAAAGTTAGTGCTTTATACAATGCCGATGGTTCAGAAATCGTTGGTTTATCTAACCGTTTAATCGGTCGTACATCATTAAAAGATATCGTTAATCCACAGACTGGTGAAGTCATCGTGGCTGCAAATCAGTTAATGAATGAAAATGATGCAAAAGCCGTTGTCGATGCCGGCATTGAAGAAGTAGAAATTCGTTCTATCTTCGGCTGTCGTGCTAAAGACGGTGTCTGCTGCAAATGTTACGGTCGTAACTTAGCAACGGGTGAACCAGTAGAAGTCGGTGAAACTGTCGGTGTTATGGCCGCTCAGTCAATCGGTGAACCTGGTACTCAGTTAACAATGCGTACCTTCCATCAGGGCGGGGTTGCCGGTGATGCCGATATCACTCAGGGGTTACCTCGTGTACAGGAATTATTTGAAGCCAGAAATCCAAAGGCAAAATCTATCATCTCTGAAATCAGCGGTGAAGTTACTAACATTATCGATAATGCCGGCCGTGCCGAAGTCGTTGTCTCTAACGATTTAGAAACAAAGAGCTACTTAGCACCATATGGTGCAAAACTCCGCGTTGCGGTAGGCGATCAGGTTGAAGTTGGTGGTAAGATTACTGAAGGTTCTATCGATCCTAAGGAATTATTATCCGTAGCTTCAATGGAAGCTGTTGAAAACTACATCCTGAAGGAAGTTCAGAAAGTTTACTCACTTCAGGGTATCGATATTTCCGATAAACATATCGAAATTATCGTCCGTCAGATGATGAAACGTATGCGTATCATCGATGGCGGTGACACTGGCGTCTTACCAGGTAAACATGTCAATGTCCAGGAATTTACAAACCTGAACAGACAGGCTTTAAAAGAAGGCAAACGTCCAGCAGTTGGTCGTCCAATCTTACTTGGTATCACGAAGGCTTCCTTAGATACTGACTCTTGGTTAGCAAGTGCTTCCTTCCAGGAAACAACACGTATCTTAACGGATGCAGCCATCAAGGGTAAAGTTGATCATCTGAAGGGCTTAAAGGAAAATGTCATTATTGGTCACTTATTACCAGCTGGTACTGGTTTAAGAGGTCCATTAAAATCTCCTGAAACCATCGCTCAGGAAAAAGAAGAAGCAGAACGCTTAGCAGAACTCAAGAAGAGTGAAGATGAAGCACCATACTTCGATCCTGATGATGCAACCTTCAATGAACCAGAGGAATTCATCCCTCATAATAAATAAGAAATTAGGCATAGCTTAACGGCTATGTCTTTTCTTTCGCTCAAAATTAGTAAAAAGCTAAGGGAATAATAACGAGACAAGTCATACCGATATTCGCTATAGAGATATGAAATGTTTCACATATTTCACTTCTATACTCATAAGTGAGGTGAATGAAATGAAACGAAAAACCAAAAACATCATCGCTACGCTCTTACTGTGTTTATCAGTAAGCAGTATTGGCGGGATGATGTTTTATATTTATACGAAAAATCATCCTAAGAAACAGGGTGGGACACCACCATCGATTGCGCAAAAAATGCCTAGTAATAATACGCTGCAGGGTATGGAGCAAAACGGCAGTCAGAGTCAGCCAAAACAAATGAAAACCAGTCAAAGCTTAGCGATCTATTATTACTTAGCGATGGGGATGGAATCATTTGTGGCCGTCGGCTCAGTCTTCTATCTGATTGTTAGTAAAGGTTCTAAACGGAAGGTGAGTGAAGCGATGAAAACATGGCAAACAAAAGCAATGGGTATTTCTTTATTAGCCGTTGTTACGGGCGGCTTTACGTTTAGTGAAGCGTATATTGCCAATCATTATCTTATTCAGGCGAAATCAATGCAGGCACCTGGTAATGGATCATCACAAAATGGTATGCCAAGTGGTCAGGCACCCTCTTCAAAGAGTTCATCAACGACGAAGGCGAGCGGAAAGACCACAGTGACAGGGACGAAAACCATAACCGGCAGTCAGACATCTTCGAAGCGTGATCAGAATGCGATTCTCGTAAAGAAAGGGGCAACGGCCACCATTAAAAATGCGACCGTGAAGAAAACCGGAGCTTCTTCAAATACGGAAGCTTCTGATTTTAGTGGTGTGAATGCGGCCATCTTAGCGCAAAATGGCAGTGCAAATATTACAAATACAACCATTGCAACAAGCGCTAGAGGGGCGAATGCCGTTTTTGCGACTGGCAGTAAAGCGAAGATTTATATGAGTCATTCTACCATTAAAACGACAGGTTCAGACTCTAGCCGCGGCCTAGATGCCACATATGGCGGAACCATTATTGGCAAGAACTTAACGATTTCTACAACCGGCGGCAGCTGTGCGACGTTAGCGACTGATCGTGGTGAAGGAACTGTTAAAGTGACGTCTTCTAAATTAACAACAAAAGGTGCTGGGTCACCGCTGATCTACTCAACGGGCAACATTAGTGCGACGAAAACGACTGGCACAGCCTATGGAGCACAAATTGTGGTTGTTGAAGGAAAAAACCAAGCGACTGTGAATAATGCGACGTTAAGTGCCAGTGGTAAGGGTAATCGTGACCGTATTGATCAGGCTGGGGTGATGCTTTATCAGTCTATGTCAGGCGATGCGAAAAGCGGCGTTGCCACATTTACAGCCAATAACAGTAACTTATCCATCTTAAAATCATCGGCTTATTATAAGAGTGCACCAATGTTCTTTGTGACAAATACGGAAGCTGTGATTAATCTGAATAACACGAAGTTAAACTTTGGTTCAGGGACGTTATTATCAGTTAAAGGCACGAGTGCCTGGGGGACGAGCGGGCAAAATGGCGGTCATGTCACGCTTAATGCGAAAAAACAGACTTTAACGGGTAATATTACAGCCGATTCAATTTCTACGGTTTCGATCAAACTGATGAATAGTACTTATAAAGGAGCCATCGATACCAAGAATAAAGCGAAGAAGGTCACTTTAACATTAGACAAGAGTTCTAAAATCACGTTAACGGGAGATACGTATGTGACATTTTTAAAAGATGCTGATACAACTTACAGTAATATTAACTTCAATGGCTATAAGTTATATGTGAATGGCAAAGCCATCAATTAGAGGAGTGAGCACTCCTCTTTTTGCGTGAAATACTTTTTTGAATCAAGTATAATAGAGGGAAAGGGGAGATGTTTATGAGAAAGACGATTGCCTGGTATCGCAGCCATGATCCGATGACGCAAGTGAAATTAAAGAGTGTCTTAGATCAGGATATCAGTGAGTTTCAAAATGCATCACTATCAGTTTTAGTGATCACGCTCAAAGAGTTAGGCAGCATGTATGATCTCAGTGGCAGTGATTTTGGGGATCAGGTTATTAAAGAGCTGGTGCGTTTAGCATCTTGTTTCTTTAATGAGGATTATATCTATAAGGATGGTTATAATAGTTTTATTATTCTCGATCATAGTGATCAGTTTAGTGATCGTTTGACGCGCTTTAAAGATAATGTCAGTCATTATGAAATCAATCATTATCGTGTTTATACAACCCTCCAGTTCGGTTTTGTGCAGGCATATCTGACTGCTCCGGCGATGATCTATGAGCTGATTGCAAAAGCCCGTCGCAATCAGGATCACGCGCAGCCGCATAAAGAGAAAACTGCCATCAGTCCTGCTTTTGAAGAAAGTGACTTAGATAGTCAGACGGGCCTTTTAACCATGGACGCTTTTACCCGCTATGCGACAGCGCAGGTCGAAAAGACGGATTTGGTGGCTTATCATATGATTATCTGTTTCTTTGATATTTCGCGCTTTAAACGGTTTAATAAGCGTTATGGTTATGAAGCCGGAAATACGATGATGCGGATGATGGTCAAGATGTTAAAACAGTATTTTCCCGAATGTTTGATTGCCCATTTATCAGCTGATCGCTTTGTTGTGTTATGTCCAGAGCAGGGCATTGAGGATCTGCTTCATCAGATCAATGTCACTTTTGATGAATACTATTTTGATAAGGATGTTACGATTCATACGGGCATTTATCGCATCCGCGAGATTACCCGCATTACCACCGCGATTGACCGGGCCCGTTTAGCAGCTTCGACGATCCAGGAGGGCAGTCGTGAGCGGGTGCGCTATTTTGATGAAGAAACACGTAAGCAGCTGTTATTTGAATCCTATGTTGTCGAGCACTTAGAAGAAGCCATACAGAAAGGTGATATTAAAGTGTATTATCAGCCTATCTATCGGGTTAGAACGCATAAGATTGCCGGTTTAGAAGCGGCTCCGCGCTGGCATCGTGTGCATGATCAAATTCTTGAGCCGAAGGATTTTGCCCCTATTCTTGAAAAGCATCATATGATTCATATTTTAGATACCTATATGATTAAACAGGTATGCAAAGATTATGCGGAATTTCGTAACTTTGATGGGGTGATGGAGCCTTTTTCACTCAATATCTCAGTTAATGATTTTGAGTTTTGTGATATGATTGATCTTTTAAATAAGGAAACAGCGCTCTACGAAATTCCCCGCAATAATGTGCGTATTGAACTGACTGCTAATAAAGTACTTTTCAAAGATCAGTATGTGATTGAAGAGTTAGAGCGTCTAAAGTATTTAGGCTATGAATTATGGCTAGAAGATTATGGCGATTTCATCTCTAATTATAAGTTATTCTCTGATGAACTTTTTAATGCCTTTAAGCTCGATGCGCAGGATTTAGATCATTTTGATCATGATGATCAAGTCATTATGCAGGCACAGATTTTAACAGCGAAACGTTTAGGCATTCGCACGATTATGAAAGGTGTTACTACTAAGCAAATTAGTGATTTGGTTGCCCAGTTAGGCATTGATTATATGCAGGGATCTTATTTCAAAGAATATGCTGTGTATTCAAGAATGCATCCCCGCTACAATAATTTGGATTTTGAATTGCCCGCTGAATATCATTATCAGGAAGCCATCAGCCGCCAGCCTTTATATGAAGCACCTGATCAGGCTTGCTGCATCGTTGAAGTAGAACATCATTTTAAAAAATTTCTGGCGATGAATGGGGCTTTCCAATCCTTATGGCATAATCTGCAGGTGAGCAGCATCAGCGCCTTAGAAGATCTTTTCAATCATAAACCGCAAGTCTTTAAAAAGAATATGCGGATGATTGTCAATGAAGCGAAACGCCATCAGCAGCCGCAGCTTTTTAGTGTGATTGTCAATACGTTTTTAGTGGAAGGGGAGCTTTCGGCGATTGCCTCAATGAAAACCAAAGAAGCGTATATGATTCGCATCAGACAGGTGAAGGTCGCCGCAACGGATGATCGGCCAGAAAAACTGCTGGAGTATTTAGCGAGCCGTTATGAGCAGGCGTATTTATATCAGCCGAGTCGTGATCAGGCAACGCCGATCTTACATAACAGCTCTCTCCATGATAATGTTTTACAGGCGAGTGCCCTGATGAATTTCTTTGTTGATCATCAGCTCTATCCGGAGGAAGAGGAACACTATCGTCAGTTTATGTCTTCTAAGTCTCTGTTAAGTCGGATTTATAGTTCACCAAGTCAGTGCGTCGAAGATAACTTTCGTATTCTTGATGAAGATGGTCATTATCCATTAAAACGGATTACCATTTCGCTTTGTGAAGATGGCAAGGATCCCTTGCTGCTATATACTATTTCGTCTCCGCGCACGCAAACGTCCTATGCGAAAAGTCTGACAAATAAAGGCGGCTTTTCTTACAGTAATCTCTTTGATAATATTCTCCATCAGTTAAAAATTGGCATCTTCTGGAAAGATCGTGACCGCCGCTTCGTCGGAACAAATCGCACTTTCCTCAAGTATTTCGGTTTTGCCTCAGAAAAAGAGTTACTGGGCAAACGGGATGAGGATTTAGGTTATCACTTAGATCCGATGCAGTTTAAAGAAGATGAAGAGCATGTCATTAACGAAGGGGCAACGATTATTAATCGCGAAGGCATCTGTGTAGTCGATGGCAACTTACGTAAGATTCGTAACTTTAAACTGCCCATTTATGAGCAGGGAGAGATTATTGGTTTATTTGGCTGCTTTGAGGATGTGACGGATCGCAGTATTATCGTGAAGAACTTTCTAAATTATCAGGATCAAGTCACGAAGTGTGCCAATAAGACAGGCTTAGAGATTGCTTTAGATCAGTATATTAAGGAATATACACTCAATCATATTGATTTTAGTTATATCTGTTTGTCCATTGATAATTTAAAGGTGATGATTCATGATGAAGGCATGGATCAGGTGAATATCTTATTAAAGAAGATTGCGGATGTTTTAAAGAAATTAGTACGTAATCAAGGCTTAGTGGCTTATATTTATGGCGATCTGTTTGTCGTCATCAGTCAGGAGACAAATCAGCAGGCGATTGCTGATACGATTTGTTTAATGGGTGAACGGATTCAGGAAATTGTCGTCAGCGGATCACGGTTAACGCCCTATTTGACGAGTGCTTATGCTTTATATAGTGAAGCGGAGAACCAAAGCGCTATTGATGATCTGGTTTTAAAACGGTTATTAGAAAATAAGCAGGAAATGAAAAAGAAGCGGGAAGAGAATATGGTGAAACAGTCTCTTTCTACTTATTTGGAGATTGTGAAAAGCTATGAAGCCGTCTTTACGCATATTATCATTATGGATGAAGATTTGCAGATCTTACATCAGGTACATACCTTCCCTCATGTTCATGACTATCTGATGAGTGAAGATGTTGGTTATGATCTGCAGACACAAAAGCATCATAATACGTATTCGGGTATTGAAATGATCGATGGGGAATCGTATTACTGTGTTACGAAGTGGCAGGAACTTGGTCATCGCGGTTATATTATTGAATTATCTAAGAAAGTAGAGATGTGATCATCTTTACTTTCTTTTACGTTAAGCAAATAGGTATTCGCAGACGTTATACAGCGATGTTAAAGAGGTGAGAAGATATACGTATTTTTCTTAAAAAAGTATTGTTCTGCTCATATAAAAGTGCTATATTAAACGCACGGGTTCGTTGATTTAAAAAAGAGTAAAAAAAGTGTTGACTTCAGGTAGTCAATTATGTATTATATCAAAGGTGCTTGTTGACAAGCATTATTTTATAACTGAATTTTTGAAACACCCGGAATTGTGTGTTAGAAAAGAAAGGAGAAAACAATGCCTACAATTAATCAGTTAGTTAGAAAAGGACGTAGTGAAAAAGTTAAGAAATATAAATCTCCAGCATTACAGAGAGGTTATAACTCATTAGCTAAGAAAGCTACTAAGGTTGCTTCACCTCAGAAGCGTGGAGTTTGTACACGTGTGGCTACTATGACACCTAAAAAACCAAACTCAGCTTTACGTAAATATGCCAGAGTTAGATTATCTAACGGTTTAGAAGTAACAGCTTATATCCCAGGAATTGGTCACAACTTACAGGAACACTCAGTTGTATTAATTCGTGGTGGACGTGTAAAGGACTTACCAGGGGTTCGTTACCATATTATCCGTGGTACTATGGACTGCGCTGGTGTTAAAGATCGTGCACAGGGCCGTTCTCGTTACGGAACTAAAAAACCAAAGAAATAAAATAGGAGGAATTGCTAATGTCTAGAAAAGGACGTATTGCTAAGAGAGATGTATTACCTGATCCAGTTTACAATAGCAAAACTATTACTAAATTAATCAATAACATCATGCTCGATGGTAAAAAAGGTGTCGCTCAGAACATCTTATATAACGCATTTAAAGAAGTAGAAGCTAAGACTGGCAAACCAGCTATGGAAGTTTTTGATGCTGCAATCAATAACATCATGCCTGTTCTTGAATTAAAAGTAAGACGAGTTGGTGGTGCTAACTACCAGGTCCCAGTTGAAGTTTCACCAGAAAGAAGATTAACATTAGGTTTAAGATGGTTAACTCAGTATTCTCGTTTAAGAAATGAAAATACGATGATTGATCGTTTAGCTAATGAAATCATTGATGCTTCTAACGGTACCGGCGCTGCTGTTAAGAAGAAAGATGATACTCATAAAATGGCTGAAGCCAACAAAGCTTTCGCACATTTCCGTTGGTAATATCATTTTATATATAGAAGAAATATTTAAAAGGAGAAAATTATGGCTCGTGAATTTCCACTAGAAAAAACACGTAATATCGGGATCATGGCTCATATCGATGCTGGTAAAACCACAACGACTGAACGTGTCCTCTATTACACTGGTAAAATCCATAAGATTGGTGAAACACACGATGGTGCTTCACAGATGGACTGGATGGAACAGGAACAGGAACGTGGTATCACTATCACTTCCGCTGCCACTACTGCGCATTGGAAAGGTTACAGAATTAACATTATCGATACACCGGGTCACGTTGACTTCACAGTCGAAGTTGAAAGATCTTTACGTGTATTAGATGGTGCTGTTACTGTCCTTGACTCTAAGGCAGGGGTTGAACCTCAGACTGAAACAGTTTGGAGACAGGCTACAACTTATGGTGTACCTCGTATCGTATTCTCTAACAAAATGGATGCGACAGGTGCAGACTTCATTATGTCTTTAGAATCAATCGGTAAACGTTTAGGCGCTAATGCCGTAGCAATTCAGTTACCAATCGGTGCTGAATCAACATTCGAAGGCGTTATTGACTTAGTGACTATGAAAGCATTATATTTCGAAGGTGCTGAAGGGATCGAAGTCATTGAAAAAGAAATTCCTGATGAATACAAAGATCAGGCACAGGAATACCATGAAAAGATGTTAGAAGCTGCTGCATCATTTGATGATGATTTATTAATGCAGGTTCTTGAAGGTGAAGAACCAGACATCGCACAGGTAAAGGCTGCCATCCGTAAAGGGACATTAGCAGTTGAATTATTCCCTGTATTATGTGGTTCCGCTTATAAAGATAAAGGTGTTCAGCCAATGTTAGATGCTGTTATCGATTACTTACCAGCACCTACTGATGTCCCTTCAATCAAGGGTACAGATGCTGAAGGCAACGAAGTAGATCGTCATCCATCAGATGATGAACCATTCGCAGCTTTAGCATTCAAAGTTATGACTGACCCATATGTAGGGAAATTAACATTCTTCCGTGTTTATTCAGGTACTGCTGAATCAGGAACTTATGTATTAAACTCTACAAAAGATAAGAGAGAACGTTTAGGACGTATCTTACAGATGCACGCTAACCACCGTAAAGAAATCGATAAGGTTTATGCTGGTGATATCGCTGCCGCTGTAGGTTTCAAAAATACAACGACTGGTGATACTCTTTGTGATGAAAACAACTTCGTTATCTTAGAGAAGATGGAATTCCCAGAACCAGTAATCGAATTAGCTATTGAACCAAAAACAAAAGCTGATAACGATAAATTAGGTATCGCTTTAGCTAAGTTAGCTGAAGAAGATCCAACTTTCAGAACATCAACAAACCCTGAAACTGGTGATACAATCATCGCTGGTATGGGTGAATTACACTTAGACGTCATCGTTGACCGTTTAAAACGTGAATTCAACGTAGTCGCTAACGTTGGTGCTCCTCAGGTTGCTTACCGTGAAACAATCACAAAAGCAGCTGATGTTGAAGGTAAGTTCATCAGACAGTCTGGTGGTCGTGGTCAGTATGGTCACGTTTGGATCAAATTTGAACCAAACCCAGGCAAAGGCTTTGAATTCGTTGACGCAGTAGTCGGCGGGGCTGTCCCAAGAGAATACATTGGTTCAGTTAAACAGGGTCTTGAAGAAGCATTAAATAATGGTATCATCGCTGGTTATCCAGTCTTAGATATTAAAGCGACATTATTCGATGGTTCTTACCATGATGTCGATTCATCTGAACAGGCATACAAGATCGCTGCTTCTATGGCATTAAAGAACTCTGCTAAGAAGTGTGATCCAGTTATCTTAGAACCAATCATGAAGGTTGAAGTGACTGCTCCAGCTGAATACTTAGGTTCAGTTATGGGTGATATCTCATCTCGTCGTGGTATGATCGATGGTCAGGAAGAAAGAGGTAACGCTGTTATGGTTGAAGCTTCTGTACCACTTTCTGAAATGTTCGGTTATGCAACTGACTTACGTTCATTCACTCAGGGCCGTGGTAACTACACTATGCAGTTCAACCGTTATGAACAGGTACCTAAGTCAATTCGTGAAAAGATCATTAAAGAAAAAGGCGGAAAAGAAGACTAATTCTTTCACGCAAACCGTTTTGTGAGTGGTAAGTCGGTGACTTATCACTTGCAAGGCATGAAAAGTCATGAATTATATTGCTTTTTAGCAGTAATTCATATAGAATGTATATGTAAAATTTTAAGTAATTAATAGGAGGAAGACCTTAAATGGCAAAAGAACATTTTAACCGTGGTAAAGTCCATGTAAACGTTGGTACTATCGGTCACGTTGACCATGGTAAAACTACATTAACTGCTGCAATCACTAAATACCTTTCTGAAAAAGGTATGGCTAAATTCGAAGATTACAGCCAGATCGATGCCGCTCCAGAAGAAAAGGAACGTGGTATCACAATCAACACTGCACACGTTGAATACGAAACTGAACATCGTCACTATGCACACGTTGACTGTCCGGGCCATGCTGACTACATCAAGAACATGATCACTGGTGCAGCTCAGATGGATGGTTCTATCTTAGTTGTTGCTGCAACTGATGGACCTATGCCACAGACAAGAGAACATATCTTATTATCTCGTCAGGTTGGTGTACCTTACATCATCGTATTCTTAAACAAATGCGATATGGTTGATGACGAAGAATTAATCGACTTAGTAGAAATGGAAGTTCGTGAATTATTAAATGAATACGACTTCCCAGGTGATGATACTCCAATCATCCGTGGTTCAGCTTTAAAAGCACTTGAAGGCGATCCAAAATGGACTCCTGCAATCCAGGAATTATTAGACACAATGGATTCTTATATCCCTGATCCAGTCAGAGATACTGATAAACCATTCTTAATGCCAGTTGAAGACGTATTCACAATCACTGGTCGTGGTACTGTTGCTACTGGTAGAGTAGAACGTGGTCAGTTAAACTTAAATGATCCAATCGAAATCGTTGGTATCAAAGAAACTCAGCAGTCAGTAGCTACTGGTATCGAAATGTTCCGTAAGTTATTAGACTACGCAATCGCTGGTGACAACGTTGGTGTCTTATTAAGAGGTATCAACCGTGATCAGATCGAAAGAGGTCAGGTTATCGCTAAACCTGGTTCAGTTCACCCACATAAGAAATTCAAATCTCATGTCTACATCTTAACTAAAGATGAAGGTGGACGTCATACTCCTTTCTTCGCTAACTATCGTCCTCAGTTCTATTTCAGAACTACTGACATCACTGGTGTTATTGAATTACCAGAAGGCGTAGAAATGGTTATGCCTGGCGACAACGTTGAATTAGACGTAGAATTAATTCACCCAATCGCTATCGAAAACGGTACTCGTTTCTCTATCCGTGAAGGTGGTAGAACTGTTGGTGCTGGTAACGTTACTGAAATCGTTGAATAAGAGTAACATGCAAGAAGGTATCCTTAGGGATATCTTCTTTTTTGGCGCCTTATATTTAAAATGGTATATTTAAACTTACGCATATTGAATTTATAGAAATTTTTGAACAGAAAATGCGCTGATTTTCTTCTAGGGTTTTAATAGCAAATACAGGCTGCTGAGAAGAGTCTTATAGGCAGCAAATTAACTTTTAATACTTATTGG harbors:
- the fusA gene encoding elongation factor G, which encodes MAREFPLEKTRNIGIMAHIDAGKTTTTERVLYYTGKIHKIGETHDGASQMDWMEQEQERGITITSAATTAHWKGYRINIIDTPGHVDFTVEVERSLRVLDGAVTVLDSKAGVEPQTETVWRQATTYGVPRIVFSNKMDATGADFIMSLESIGKRLGANAVAIQLPIGAESTFEGVIDLVTMKALYFEGAEGIEVIEKEIPDEYKDQAQEYHEKMLEAAASFDDDLLMQVLEGEEPDIAQVKAAIRKGTLAVELFPVLCGSAYKDKGVQPMLDAVIDYLPAPTDVPSIKGTDAEGNEVDRHPSDDEPFAALAFKVMTDPYVGKLTFFRVYSGTAESGTYVLNSTKDKRERLGRILQMHANHRKEIDKVYAGDIAAAVGFKNTTTGDTLCDENNFVILEKMEFPEPVIELAIEPKTKADNDKLGIALAKLAEEDPTFRTSTNPETGDTIIAGMGELHLDVIVDRLKREFNVVANVGAPQVAYRETITKAADVEGKFIRQSGGRGQYGHVWIKFEPNPGKGFEFVDAVVGGAVPREYIGSVKQGLEEALNNGIIAGYPVLDIKATLFDGSYHDVDSSEQAYKIAASMALKNSAKKCDPVILEPIMKVEVTAPAEYLGSVMGDISSRRGMIDGQEERGNAVMVEASVPLSEMFGYATDLRSFTQGRGNYTMQFNRYEQVPKSIREKIIKEKGGKED
- the tuf gene encoding elongation factor Tu encodes the protein MAKEHFNRGKVHVNVGTIGHVDHGKTTLTAAITKYLSEKGMAKFEDYSQIDAAPEEKERGITINTAHVEYETEHRHYAHVDCPGHADYIKNMITGAAQMDGSILVVAATDGPMPQTREHILLSRQVGVPYIIVFLNKCDMVDDEELIDLVEMEVRELLNEYDFPGDDTPIIRGSALKALEGDPKWTPAIQELLDTMDSYIPDPVRDTDKPFLMPVEDVFTITGRGTVATGRVERGQLNLNDPIEIVGIKETQQSVATGIEMFRKLLDYAIAGDNVGVLLRGINRDQIERGQVIAKPGSVHPHKKFKSHVYILTKDEGGRHTPFFANYRPQFYFRTTDITGVIELPEGVEMVMPGDNVELDVELIHPIAIENGTRFSIREGGRTVGAGNVTEIVE